In Gammaproteobacteria bacterium, the genomic stretch GCGCCCACCCCCCTCCAGTTGGCCTCGACCACATCCATGGTCCTGCTCAGGTGGTTCCTGGCGACGGGGTTACCCCCCGGCCTCACGACCTGTGGATAACAGTTGTCGAGAAACGGTCGGCCTTCGATGAACTGGCGCAGGACGGAATACAGGGCCGCCAGCAACGACACGGGGTTGAAACCCGCCACCGCCGTCGGGATCCGGTGACGCTCCGCGACGAACCCCCACTCCTCGGGCCCCATCACGGTCGAGACATGTCCCGGTGCGACCAGCGCATCGAATCCCGGCTCGCCAGAGTCGAGCAGCATCGCCACCGCCGGCCAGGTCAGACGTCCCGAGAGCAGCACCAGCAGATTCTCGGGCGTACCTTCGGCCAGCATGGCGGCCAGCGGGGCGGTGGTCGTCTCGAAGCCGGCGGCGAAAAACACCACCGTTGCATCCGGTTCGGCCCGGGCGATGCGGACGGCCTCGGTGGGTGAGGCGACGGGCCTGACGTCGGCCCCCGCCGCACGCGCCTGCTCGAGTGTGCGCACCTCCCGCCGAGGCAGGTTGACCGGCACCCTCAGCATATCTCCGTAGGCCAGCAGGACGACGTCCTCTTCGAGCGACAAACGTATCGCCTGGTAGATATCCTCCTCGGGGCAGATGCAGACCGGGCAGCCCGGACCCGGAATGAGTTCCACACTCGGGGGAAGGACCCCGCGCAGACCCGCCATGGTAATGGCGCGTTCATGCCCGCCGCAGACATTCATGACCCGAACCCGCTCGGGTAGCGGTAGCGCCGAGATGCGATCGGCCCAGTCCCGCGCGGTGGACGCCACGATCAGAGCTCCGCCAGTCGGCCCGGATGCCCCGAACCGTGTGAACCGTGTTCATGCCCCTTCCCATGCCCTTGTCCGTGGCTATGCTCGTGACCGTGACCGTGAGTTTGATCCCCGGCATGGAGCTGTGCGCCGTCCGGCTGGATCGCGGGTCTGCGGGACTCGCCCCGGGCCACCCTCATCGCATGCGCGGCGATCTCCTCGCGCAGCCACTGCAGCCAATCGTTCACGTCAACGGAACGGGTTGCGGCGATGCGCAGGAACGGCGCAACACTGGCAAGCTCCCGCAGGCACCGCTCCGCGCGATCGGGGTCGAACTCGTCCAGGTAGGGCAGCAGATCGGTCTTGCTGAGCAGCACGAGATCGGCGGCGCGAAACATCACCGGGTATTTGGCGGGTTTGTCGTCTCCCTCAGGGACCGACAACAGGGTGATATTGCGATGCTGCCCCAGGTCGAAGGACGCGGGACAGACCAGATTGCCGACGTTTTCGATGAACAGGACGTCCAGCCTGTCCAGGTCCATATGGTGCAGGGCGTCGTGGACCATATGGGCGTCGAGGTGGCAGGCGCTGCCGGTCGCGATCTGGATCGCCTCCACGCCTCGTGCCCGGATGCGGCGGGCATCATTTTCCGTCTCCAGGTCGCCTTCGATGACGCCG encodes the following:
- the hypD gene encoding hydrogenase formation protein HypD, with protein sequence MASTARDWADRISALPLPERVRVMNVCGGHERAITMAGLRGVLPPSVELIPGPGCPVCICPEEDIYQAIRLSLEEDVVLLAYGDMLRVPVNLPRREVRTLEQARAAGADVRPVASPTEAVRIARAEPDATVVFFAAGFETTTAPLAAMLAEGTPENLLVLLSGRLTWPAVAMLLDSGEPGFDALVAPGHVSTVMGPEEWGFVAERHRIPTAVAGFNPVSLLAALYSVLRQFIEGRPFLDNCYPQVVRPGGNPVARNHLSRTMDVVEANWRGVGAIPDSGYALKPEYAAHDARVRFPSQDDADRKRAGAMPQGCDCAQVVLGRIRPDECRIYGLACTPRDPVGPCMVSDEGACRIWWASGVRKRRVA
- the hypB gene encoding hydrogenase nickel incorporation protein HypB, which translates into the protein MCDTCGCNITPANEHLIRPGGKHAHTPEGRESVEVLANLLSENDRIAAHNREHFDRHRVLALNLMSSPGAGKTSLLEATIDALSGEIAIGVIEGDLETENDARRIRARGVEAIQIATGSACHLDAHMVHDALHHMDLDRLDVLFIENVGNLVCPASFDLGQHRNITLLSVPEGDDKPAKYPVMFRAADLVLLSKTDLLPYLDEFDPDRAERCLRELASVAPFLRIAATRSVDVNDWLQWLREEIAAHAMRVARGESRRPAIQPDGAQLHAGDQTHGHGHEHSHGQGHGKGHEHGSHGSGHPGRLAEL